A region from the Sulfurivermis fontis genome encodes:
- a CDS encoding bacteriohemerythrin, whose amino-acid sequence MNQIAETPRPASSGNLIDWSDELSVGIQEIDDQHQFLVELLNKLHRAIHQRQGKAAAEAILGELVDYTKIHFAVEESLMRILGYPAYDDHKQQHDHLIDEIHALQDKLASGKASVTFELLHFLRIWLTKHIMEDDQHYGPFFLSRGAVATTEKKSIAGRLWQSLFG is encoded by the coding sequence ATGAACCAGATCGCAGAGACCCCGCGGCCCGCCTCGAGCGGCAACCTCATCGATTGGAGCGACGAACTCAGCGTCGGCATCCAGGAAATCGACGACCAGCACCAGTTCCTGGTGGAACTGCTCAACAAGCTGCACCGCGCCATCCACCAGCGCCAGGGCAAGGCCGCCGCCGAAGCGATCCTCGGTGAACTGGTGGACTACACCAAGATCCACTTTGCCGTGGAAGAGAGCCTGATGCGCATCCTCGGCTACCCCGCCTACGACGACCACAAGCAGCAGCACGACCACCTCATCGACGAAATCCACGCGCTGCAGGACAAGCTGGCCAGCGGCAAGGCCTCGGTCACCTTCGAACTGCTGCACTTCCTGCGCATCTGGCTCACCAAACACATCATGGAAGACGACCAGCACTACGGCCCCTTCTTCCTCTCCCGCGGCGCCGTCGCCACCACAGAAAAGAAGTCCATCGCCGGCCGGCTGTGGCAATCGCTGTTCGGCTGA
- the groL gene encoding chaperonin GroEL (60 kDa chaperone family; promotes refolding of misfolded polypeptides especially under stressful conditions; forms two stacked rings of heptamers to form a barrel-shaped 14mer; ends can be capped by GroES; misfolded proteins enter the barrel where they are refolded when GroES binds) — MSAKEVKFGDSARHGMLRGVNILANAVKVTLGPKGRNVVLEKSFGAPTITKDGVSVAKEIELKDKFENMGAQMVKEVSSKTSDVAGDGTTTATVLAQAICIEGMKSVTAGMNPMDLKRGIDKAVAAAVEALKKMSKPCTDSKAIAQVGTISANADESIGKIIADAMDKVGKEGVITVEDGSGFENELDVVEGMQFDRGYLSPYFVNNQQAMTAELENPYILIHDKKISNIRELLPVLEGVAKSSRPLLIIAEDVEGEALATLVVNTIRGIVKVAAVKAPGFGDRRKAMLQDIAILTGGQVISEEVGLSLEKTSLDDLGTAKKVVVAKENTTIIDGAGKASDIKARVEQIRAQMEETTSDYDREKLQERMAKLAGGVAVIKVGAATEVEMKEKKARVEDALHATRAAVEEGVVPGGGVALIRALEAIKGLKGDNHEQDVGISIARRAMEEPLRQIVANAGEEPSVIVNKVKEGKGNFGYNAANGDFGDMMEMGILDPTKVTRSALQNAASIAGLMITTEAMVAELPKEEKGGGAPDMGDMGGMGMM, encoded by the coding sequence ATGAGCGCAAAAGAAGTCAAGTTCGGTGATTCCGCCCGCCACGGTATGCTGCGCGGCGTCAACATCCTGGCCAACGCCGTCAAGGTGACCCTGGGTCCGAAGGGTCGCAATGTGGTGCTGGAGAAGTCCTTCGGCGCCCCGACCATCACCAAGGACGGCGTTTCCGTCGCCAAGGAGATCGAGCTGAAGGACAAGTTCGAGAACATGGGTGCGCAGATGGTGAAGGAAGTCTCCTCCAAGACCTCCGATGTGGCCGGCGACGGCACCACCACCGCCACCGTGCTGGCCCAGGCCATCTGCATCGAGGGCATGAAGTCGGTCACCGCCGGCATGAATCCGATGGACCTGAAGCGCGGCATCGACAAGGCCGTGGCGGCCGCCGTCGAGGCGTTGAAGAAGATGTCCAAGCCCTGCACCGACAGCAAGGCCATCGCCCAGGTCGGCACCATCTCCGCCAACGCCGACGAATCCATCGGCAAGATTATCGCCGATGCCATGGATAAGGTGGGCAAGGAAGGTGTTATCACCGTGGAAGACGGCTCCGGTTTCGAGAACGAGCTGGACGTGGTGGAAGGCATGCAGTTCGACCGCGGTTACCTGTCGCCGTATTTCGTCAACAACCAGCAGGCCATGACCGCCGAGTTGGAGAACCCGTACATCCTGATCCATGACAAGAAGATCTCCAACATCCGCGAACTGCTGCCGGTGCTGGAAGGCGTGGCCAAGTCCAGCCGTCCGCTGCTGATCATCGCCGAGGACGTGGAAGGCGAGGCCCTGGCCACCCTGGTGGTCAATACCATCCGTGGCATCGTCAAGGTCGCCGCCGTGAAGGCGCCGGGATTCGGTGATCGCCGCAAGGCCATGCTGCAGGACATCGCCATCCTCACCGGTGGCCAGGTGATCTCCGAAGAGGTCGGCCTGTCCCTGGAGAAGACCTCCCTGGACGATCTGGGCACCGCCAAGAAGGTGGTGGTGGCCAAGGAAAACACCACCATTATCGATGGCGCCGGCAAGGCCTCCGATATCAAGGCGCGCGTCGAGCAGATCCGCGCCCAGATGGAAGAGACCACCTCCGACTACGACCGCGAGAAGCTGCAGGAACGCATGGCCAAGCTGGCCGGCGGTGTGGCCGTGATCAAGGTCGGTGCCGCCACCGAGGTGGAAATGAAGGAGAAGAAGGCCCGCGTCGAAGACGCCCTGCACGCCACCCGCGCGGCAGTGGAGGAAGGCGTGGTCCCCGGCGGCGGTGTCGCCCTGATCCGTGCCCTGGAAGCCATCAAGGGGCTGAAGGGTGACAACCATGAGCAGGATGTCGGCATCAGCATCGCCCGCCGTGCCATGGAAGAGCCGCTGCGCCAGATCGTCGCCAACGCCGGTGAAGAGCCGTCCGTCATCGTCAACAAGGTGAAAGAAGGCAAGGGCAACTTCGGTTACAACGCCGCCAACGGTGATTTCGGCGACATGATGGAAATGGGTATCCTGGACCCGACCAAGGTGACCCGCTCCGCGCTGCAGAACGCCGCCTCCATCGCCGGTCTGATGATCACCACCGAGGCCATGGTGGCCGAGCTGCCGAAGGAAGAGAAGGGCGGCGGTGCCCCGGACATGGGTGACATGGGTGGCATGGGCATGATGTAA
- a CDS encoding protein-disulfide reductase DsbD, with protein MKILLKLWLTLSLLLTVPAMAEEEELLAPEQAFPLKVSAVDGNTLRAEWDIAKGYYLYKERFSFSTTTPGITLGPARFPAGKVKQDEFFGKVETFAGRTVVDIPLTRGAAAPDSLELVVGTQGCAEIGVCYPPQRTTVKVSLPAKAVAAKPLSQVQQSLSGATADDEVLEPDVAFRFAADVNADTVTLRWQIAPHHYLYRDKFAFQLKEGSAAILGQYALPAGEEKNDEFFGRIFVFHDAVEVSIPVQRSGDATLLVSYQGCAELTGICYPPIRKEVNLNPAAAGISTASVPAAATAAAPQSEQDSLAAALAGDNRWLTVLTFLGLGLLLAFTPCVFPMIPILSSIIVGQGQGLTTRKAFIMSLVYVLAMALTYTVAGVLAGLFGANLQAAFQNVWVLGAFSLVFVLLALSMFGFYELQLPSALQTKLSEISNKQQGGSLIGVAIMGLLSALIVGPCVAPPLMGALIYIGQTGDAVLGGLALFALSMGMGAPLLLIGTSAGKLLPRAGGWMNAIKAVFGVMLLAVALWMLERVLPAFVTMLAWALLIIISAIYMGALEPLKDQASGWSKLWKGLGLALLIHGALLLVGAAAGGNDPLQPLRGVAFGGGAGMMQPAKLEFRKVKTVAEMEQAVAAAAAQGKPVMLDFYADWCVSCKEFDKYTFSDAGVIQALSGAVLLKADVTANDADDQALLRHFKLIGPPSLLFFGADGQERQGFRVVGFMGPEEFRAHVERALR; from the coding sequence ATGAAAATCCTGTTGAAGCTCTGGCTCACCCTGTCCCTGCTACTGACCGTCCCGGCGATGGCCGAGGAAGAAGAACTGCTGGCACCAGAGCAGGCCTTCCCGCTCAAGGTGAGCGCCGTGGATGGCAATACCCTGCGCGCCGAGTGGGATATCGCCAAGGGTTATTATTTATATAAGGAACGCTTCAGCTTCAGCACCACCACCCCCGGGATTACCCTGGGACCCGCCAGGTTTCCCGCCGGCAAGGTCAAGCAGGACGAATTCTTCGGCAAAGTGGAAACCTTTGCCGGCCGTACTGTCGTCGACATCCCGCTGACCCGCGGCGCCGCAGCACCGGACAGCCTCGAATTGGTTGTCGGCACCCAGGGCTGCGCCGAGATCGGCGTGTGCTATCCGCCGCAGCGCACTACCGTCAAGGTGAGCCTGCCGGCCAAGGCCGTGGCGGCCAAACCGCTGAGCCAGGTGCAGCAGTCCCTAAGTGGTGCCACCGCAGACGACGAGGTGCTGGAGCCCGACGTTGCCTTCCGCTTCGCTGCCGACGTCAACGCCGACACCGTGACCCTGCGCTGGCAGATCGCGCCCCACCATTACCTGTACCGCGACAAGTTCGCCTTCCAGCTCAAGGAAGGCAGCGCGGCGATCCTGGGCCAGTACGCCCTGCCCGCCGGCGAGGAAAAGAACGACGAGTTCTTCGGCCGCATCTTCGTGTTCCACGATGCGGTGGAGGTGAGCATCCCGGTGCAGCGCAGCGGCGACGCCACCCTGCTGGTGAGCTATCAGGGCTGCGCCGAACTCACCGGCATCTGCTACCCGCCGATCCGCAAGGAGGTGAACCTGAATCCGGCCGCCGCCGGCATCAGCACCGCCAGCGTGCCAGCCGCGGCGACTGCCGCCGCGCCGCAGTCGGAACAGGACTCCCTCGCCGCCGCCCTGGCCGGCGACAACCGTTGGCTCACCGTCCTCACCTTCCTCGGCCTCGGCCTGCTGCTGGCCTTCACCCCCTGCGTGTTCCCGATGATCCCCATCCTGTCCAGCATTATCGTCGGCCAGGGCCAAGGGCTGACCACGCGCAAGGCCTTCATCATGTCTCTGGTCTACGTGCTGGCCATGGCACTGACCTACACCGTGGCCGGCGTGCTCGCCGGCCTGTTCGGCGCCAATTTGCAAGCAGCGTTCCAGAACGTGTGGGTACTGGGTGCCTTCAGCCTGGTGTTCGTGCTGCTGGCCCTGTCCATGTTCGGCTTTTACGAACTGCAACTGCCCTCGGCCCTGCAGACCAAGCTGAGCGAAATCTCCAACAAGCAGCAGGGCGGCAGCCTGATCGGCGTGGCCATCATGGGCCTGCTGTCGGCGCTGATCGTCGGCCCCTGCGTGGCACCACCGCTGATGGGTGCCCTGATCTACATCGGCCAGACCGGCGACGCGGTGCTGGGCGGCCTGGCCCTGTTCGCCCTGTCCATGGGCATGGGCGCACCGCTGCTGCTCATCGGCACCTCGGCAGGCAAGCTGCTGCCGCGCGCCGGCGGCTGGATGAACGCCATCAAGGCGGTGTTCGGCGTGATGCTGCTGGCGGTGGCGCTGTGGATGCTGGAGCGCGTGCTGCCGGCCTTCGTCACCATGCTGGCCTGGGCCCTGCTGATCATCATCTCCGCCATTTACATGGGCGCGCTGGAGCCGCTGAAGGACCAGGCCTCCGGCTGGAGCAAGCTGTGGAAGGGCCTCGGCCTGGCCCTGCTGATCCACGGCGCCCTGCTGCTGGTGGGCGCCGCCGCCGGCGGCAACGACCCGCTACAGCCGCTGCGTGGGGTGGCCTTCGGCGGCGGTGCCGGCATGATGCAACCGGCCAAACTGGAGTTCCGCAAGGTCAAGACCGTGGCCGAGATGGAACAGGCGGTGGCCGCCGCCGCCGCCCAGGGCAAGCCGGTGATGCTGGACTTCTACGCCGACTGGTGCGTCTCCTGCAAGGAGTTCGACAAGTACACCTTCTCCGATGCCGGCGTGATCCAGGCCCTGTCCGGTGCCGTGCTGCTCAAGGCCGACGTCACCGCCAACGACGCCGACGATCAGGCCCTGCTGCGCCACTTCAAGCTCATCGGCCCGCCCAGCCTGCTGTTCTTCGGCGCCGACGGCCAGGAACGCCAGGGCTTCCGCGTGGTGGGCTTCATGGGACCGGAAGAGTTCCGCGCCCATGTGGAGCGGGCGCTGCGTTGA
- the cutA gene encoding divalent-cation tolerance protein CutA produces the protein MPHYLVLCTCPNLECARGLAELLVREHLAACVNIVPQVHSIYEWQGVVQQETECQLLIKTRGERYAALEETLRRHHPYELPEIIAVTLTAGLPAYLHWIDQQTENNA, from the coding sequence ATGCCGCACTACCTCGTTCTCTGCACCTGTCCTAATCTCGAATGCGCCCGTGGCCTGGCCGAACTGCTGGTGCGCGAGCACCTCGCCGCCTGCGTCAACATCGTCCCCCAGGTGCACTCGATTTATGAATGGCAAGGCGTGGTGCAGCAGGAAACCGAGTGTCAGCTGCTGATCAAGACCCGCGGCGAGCGCTATGCCGCGCTGGAAGAAACCCTGCGCCGCCACCACCCGTATGAACTGCCGGAGATCATCGCTGTCACACTGACCGCTGGCCTGCCGGCCTATCTCCACTGGATCGACCAACAGACGGAAAACAACGCATGA
- the groES gene encoding co-chaperone GroES, which translates to MKIRPLHDRVIVRRKEEERMSAGGIVIPDSATEKPIQGEVIAVGKGKILENGEVRALDVKVGDKVLFGKYAGTEVKVDGETLLVMREEDLMGVIEG; encoded by the coding sequence ATGAAAATTCGTCCCCTGCATGATCGCGTGATCGTTCGTCGCAAGGAAGAGGAGCGGATGTCCGCCGGCGGCATCGTTATCCCGGACAGCGCCACCGAGAAACCGATTCAGGGCGAAGTCATTGCCGTAGGCAAGGGCAAGATCCTGGAGAACGGCGAGGTGCGTGCCCTGGACGTGAAGGTGGGTGACAAGGTGCTGTTCGGCAAGTACGCCGGCACCGAGGTCAAGGTCGATGGCGAGACCCTGCTGGTCATGCGCGAAGAAGACCTGATGGGCGTGATCGAGGGCTGA
- the accB gene encoding acetyl-CoA carboxylase biotin carboxyl carrier protein: protein MDIRKVKKLIELLEESGVAEIEIHEGEESVRISRYSQSAAPAVAIAAPAAAPAATAPVAAAAPAAEKKEEVSGHVVTSPIVGAFYRSPSPQAKAFVEVGSRVNVGDTLCIIEAMKIMNQIEADKAGVIKAILVENGQPVEFGQPLFIIE from the coding sequence ATGGATATTCGCAAGGTCAAGAAACTCATCGAACTGCTGGAAGAGTCCGGCGTCGCCGAGATCGAGATCCATGAAGGCGAAGAGTCGGTGCGCATCAGCCGCTACAGTCAGAGCGCCGCACCGGCCGTGGCCATCGCTGCACCGGCAGCGGCCCCGGCCGCCACCGCGCCGGTAGCCGCAGCGGCGCCCGCCGCGGAAAAGAAGGAAGAGGTCAGCGGTCACGTCGTGACCTCCCCCATCGTCGGCGCCTTCTACCGTTCGCCCTCGCCGCAGGCCAAGGCCTTCGTCGAAGTCGGCTCGCGCGTCAATGTCGGCGACACCCTGTGCATCATCGAAGCCATGAAGATTATGAACCAGATCGAGGCCGACAAGGCCGGCGTGATCAAGGCCATCCTGGTCGAGAACGGCCAGCCGGTGGAATTCGGCCAGCCGCTGTTCATCATCGAATAA
- a CDS encoding IS5 family transposase, with amino-acid sequence MKQLSMTTGFEKYTKATKRQAFLSDMDRLLPWAELCALIAPHYPQAGNGRPPKELEMMLRIHFLQQWFNLSDPMAEEALYDSLSMRAFAGIDLGEHPVPDETTICRFRHLLEQHGLGRKLFQQMHQYLQRHGFKLGTGTIVDATLISAPSSTKNKDQQRDPDMHQTKKGNQWYFGMKAHVGVDHRTKLIHSVVATAANVHDSHCLPDLLHGDETRVWGDSAYQGQTEVIKQHAPRARDLTHRRYRYKGWVDEAERAKNRLKSTIRARVEHSIGVIKRIFGFAKTRYRGLEKNANRLFVTCALANIYLVRRQLLRTLQA; translated from the coding sequence ATGAAACAACTGAGCATGACCACGGGGTTCGAGAAATACACCAAGGCGACCAAGCGCCAGGCGTTTCTGTCCGACATGGACCGCCTGCTGCCGTGGGCGGAGCTGTGCGCGCTGATAGCGCCGCACTACCCGCAGGCCGGTAACGGCCGGCCGCCGAAGGAGCTGGAGATGATGCTGCGCATCCACTTCCTCCAGCAGTGGTTCAATCTCTCGGACCCGATGGCCGAGGAAGCCCTGTACGACTCGCTCAGCATGCGCGCCTTCGCCGGCATCGACCTGGGCGAGCATCCGGTGCCGGACGAAACCACGATCTGCCGCTTCCGCCACCTGCTGGAGCAGCATGGCCTGGGTCGCAAGCTGTTCCAGCAGATGCACCAGTACCTGCAACGCCATGGCTTCAAGCTGGGCACCGGCACCATCGTCGATGCCACCCTCATCAGCGCCCCGTCCTCGACCAAGAACAAGGACCAGCAGCGCGACCCGGACATGCACCAGACCAAGAAGGGCAACCAGTGGTATTTCGGCATGAAGGCCCATGTCGGTGTCGACCACCGCACCAAGCTCATCCACTCGGTGGTGGCCACCGCCGCCAACGTCCACGACTCCCACTGCCTGCCCGACCTGCTGCACGGCGATGAAACCCGCGTCTGGGGGGATTCGGCCTATCAGGGCCAGACCGAGGTCATCAAACAGCATGCGCCCAGGGCCCGCGACCTCACCCACCGACGCTACCGCTACAAGGGCTGGGTCGACGAAGCCGAACGGGCGAAGAACCGCCTCAAGTCCACCATCCGGGCACGGGTCGAACACAGCATCGGTGTCATCAAACGGATATTCGGTTTTGCCAAGACCCGCTACCGGGGATTGGAGAAGAATGCCAACCGCCTGTTTGTCACCTGTGCCCTGGCCAACATCTACCTGGTGCGCAGGCAGCTGCTGCGTACTTTGCAGGCGTAG
- the aroQ gene encoding type II 3-dehydroquinate dehydratase has protein sequence MAKLLVMNGPNLNLLGTREPGHYGHATLAEIDARLQQQGTAAGHSVECFQSNAEHELVQRVHRARDEGIAFIIINPAAFTHTSVALRDALAAVAIPFIEVHLSNVHAREPFRKHSYFSDLARGVISGLGPMVYELALLAALKQISANNN, from the coding sequence ATGGCAAAACTGCTGGTAATGAACGGCCCCAATCTCAACCTGCTGGGAACGCGCGAGCCCGGTCACTACGGCCATGCCACCCTGGCGGAGATCGATGCCCGTTTGCAGCAGCAGGGGACGGCCGCCGGTCACAGCGTCGAATGTTTCCAGAGCAATGCCGAACACGAACTGGTGCAGCGCGTGCATCGGGCGCGGGACGAGGGTATCGCCTTCATCATCATCAATCCGGCGGCTTTCACCCACACCAGCGTCGCCCTGCGCGACGCCCTGGCGGCAGTGGCCATTCCATTCATCGAGGTGCATCTGTCCAACGTGCATGCGCGCGAACCGTTCCGCAAGCACTCCTATTTCTCCGACCTCGCCCGCGGCGTGATCAGCGGGCTGGGGCCGATGGTTTATGAACTGGCGCTTCTTGCTGCGCTCAAACAAATTTCTGCGAACAACAACTGA
- the accC gene encoding acetyl-CoA carboxylase biotin carboxylase subunit, which yields MFDKIVIANRGEIALRILRACREMGIKTVAVHSTADRDLKHVRLADESVCIGPPPSKESYLNIPALISAAEVTDAQAIHPGYGFLSENADFSERVEQSGFVFIGPRADTIRLMGDKVSAKNAMIKAGVPTVPGSGGALPDDPDECIRIGREVGYPVIIKAAGGGGGRGMRVVHSEAALLNAISLTRAEAGSAFNNDMVYMEKYLENPRHVEIQVLADTHGNAIYLGERDCSMQRRHQKVIEEAPAPGITEEQRKKIGERCARACQEIGYRGAGTFEFLYENGEFYFIEMNTRVQVEHPVTEMITGVDIVKEQIRIAAGLPLSYKQSDITLRGHAIECRINAEDPATFMPCPGTINQVHFAGGPGIRVDSHIYNGYKVPPYYDSMIGKLIAWGENRDAALARMRTALSEMFIDGIKTNIPLHQELLRDTAFQAGGTNIHYLEKKLKL from the coding sequence ATGTTCGACAAAATCGTCATTGCCAACCGCGGTGAAATCGCGCTGCGCATCCTGCGCGCCTGCCGTGAAATGGGCATCAAGACCGTGGCGGTGCACTCCACCGCCGACCGCGACCTCAAGCATGTGCGTCTGGCCGACGAGTCGGTGTGCATCGGCCCACCACCGTCGAAGGAAAGCTACCTCAACATCCCGGCGCTGATCAGCGCGGCGGAAGTCACGGACGCCCAGGCCATCCATCCGGGCTACGGTTTCCTGTCGGAGAACGCCGATTTCTCCGAGCGCGTGGAGCAGAGCGGCTTCGTCTTCATCGGTCCCCGCGCCGACACCATCCGCCTGATGGGCGACAAGGTTTCGGCCAAGAACGCGATGATCAAGGCCGGCGTGCCCACCGTGCCCGGTTCCGGCGGCGCCCTGCCCGACGACCCGGACGAATGCATCCGCATCGGCCGCGAGGTGGGCTATCCGGTAATCATCAAGGCCGCCGGCGGCGGCGGCGGTCGCGGCATGCGCGTGGTGCATTCCGAGGCCGCGCTGCTCAACGCCATCTCGCTGACCCGCGCCGAGGCCGGTTCCGCCTTCAACAACGACATGGTGTACATGGAGAAGTACTTGGAGAATCCGCGCCATGTGGAGATCCAGGTATTGGCCGACACCCACGGCAACGCCATCTATCTGGGCGAACGCGACTGCTCCATGCAGCGCCGCCACCAGAAGGTGATCGAAGAGGCCCCGGCCCCCGGCATCACCGAGGAGCAACGCAAGAAGATTGGCGAGCGTTGCGCACGCGCCTGCCAGGAGATCGGCTACCGCGGCGCCGGTACCTTCGAGTTCCTGTACGAAAACGGCGAGTTCTACTTCATCGAAATGAACACCCGCGTGCAGGTGGAACACCCGGTCACCGAGATGATCACCGGCGTGGACATCGTCAAGGAACAGATCCGCATCGCCGCCGGGCTGCCGCTGTCCTACAAGCAGAGCGACATCACCCTGCGCGGCCATGCCATCGAATGCCGCATCAACGCCGAGGATCCGGCCACCTTCATGCCCTGCCCCGGCACCATCAACCAGGTGCACTTCGCCGGCGGTCCCGGCATCCGCGTCGACAGCCACATCTACAATGGCTACAAGGTGCCGCCCTACTACGACTCGATGATCGGCAAGCTCATCGCCTGGGGCGAAAACCGCGACGCGGCCTTGGCGCGCATGCGCACGGCCCTGAGCGAGATGTTCATCGACGGCATCAAAACCAACATCCCGCTGCACCAGGAGTTGTTGCGTGACACGGCCTTCCAGGCCGGCGGCACCAACATCCATTACCTGGAAAAGAAGCTGAAACTCTGA
- a CDS encoding TlpA family protein disulfide reductase, with protein MHRLLPVLALGAVLFTAGCGSETSAVPAAPASHAAATPIAFNFPDLEGKQRHLNEWQGRVVLLNFWAPWCPPCREEMPALMELQEKYAARGLTVVGITIDTRENAQSFADSLGIDFPILIGEEGGLELAQTLGNKVGALPYTVVLDRQGRAVYTHRSEITLQQAEEAVLPLL; from the coding sequence ATGCACCGTCTGTTGCCCGTCCTGGCCCTGGGGGCCGTCCTGTTTACCGCCGGCTGCGGCTCGGAAACCAGCGCCGTACCGGCCGCACCGGCCAGCCACGCCGCCGCAACCCCCATCGCGTTCAACTTCCCCGATCTGGAGGGAAAACAGCGGCATCTGAATGAATGGCAGGGACGGGTGGTCCTGCTCAACTTCTGGGCGCCCTGGTGCCCGCCCTGCCGCGAGGAAATGCCGGCCCTGATGGAATTGCAGGAAAAATATGCCGCCCGCGGCCTCACCGTGGTCGGTATCACCATCGACACACGGGAAAATGCACAGAGCTTCGCCGACAGTCTCGGCATCGACTTTCCCATCCTCATCGGCGAGGAAGGCGGCCTGGAGCTGGCGCAGACTCTGGGCAACAAGGTGGGCGCCCTGCCCTACACCGTGGTACTCGACCGTCAGGGCCGCGCCGTCTACACCCACCGCAGCGAAATCACCCTGCAACAGGCCGAGGAGGCCGTATTGCCGCTGTTGTAA
- a CDS encoding RNA polymerase sigma factor translates to MGILGLFCRSHDFNNRLEQNRKRLYRVAYSWCHNTHLADDLVQETMLQAMKSAASLRSFEAMDSWLFSILTNCWRGHLRSRRDMQEFDENAFQSDASPEQANQEMQTVRQVREAVAQLPQGQREVVTLVDLEGFSYAEVADILTIPIGTVMSRLCRARQALKEKLIDAAVNGRQQEPRLVRIK, encoded by the coding sequence ATGGGGATATTGGGGCTGTTTTGCCGCTCGCACGATTTCAACAATCGCCTCGAGCAGAACCGCAAGCGCTTGTACCGGGTGGCGTACTCCTGGTGTCACAACACCCACCTGGCCGACGACCTGGTGCAGGAAACCATGTTGCAGGCGATGAAGAGCGCCGCCAGCCTGCGCTCCTTCGAAGCGATGGACAGCTGGCTGTTCAGCATCCTGACCAACTGCTGGCGCGGTCATCTGCGCAGCCGGCGCGACATGCAGGAGTTCGATGAAAACGCGTTCCAGAGCGACGCCAGCCCGGAACAGGCCAACCAGGAAATGCAGACCGTGCGCCAGGTACGCGAGGCGGTGGCGCAACTGCCGCAGGGACAACGCGAGGTGGTGACCCTGGTGGACCTGGAAGGATTCAGTTATGCCGAGGTGGCGGATATCCTGACCATCCCCATCGGCACCGTGATGAGCCGCCTGTGCCGCGCGCGCCAGGCACTGAAGGAAAAACTGATCGACGCAGCCGTGAATGGCCGGCAACAGGAACCAAGGCTGGTGAGGATCAAATAA
- a CDS encoding FxsA family protein: MSLPRLLFLLLLLLPVLEIYLLIQVGGVIGAIPTIALVVFTAVLGALLLRHQGLAVLQRVQQLTQQGEAPTAAMLEGVVILLSGAMLLLPGFLTDALGLLGLVPPLRQALVAALLRRGLPRRPPPGGPAARPRRGPATLEGQYTREDD; this comes from the coding sequence ATGTCCCTGCCGCGTCTTTTATTCCTGTTGTTGCTGTTGCTGCCCGTGCTCGAGATCTACCTGCTGATCCAGGTGGGCGGCGTGATCGGTGCCATTCCCACCATTGCCCTGGTGGTGTTCACCGCCGTGCTGGGTGCACTGTTGCTGCGCCATCAGGGGCTGGCGGTGTTGCAGCGGGTGCAGCAACTGACGCAGCAGGGCGAGGCGCCGACCGCAGCGATGCTGGAGGGGGTGGTGATCCTGCTGTCCGGGGCCATGTTGCTGCTGCCCGGTTTCCTCACCGATGCGCTGGGCCTGCTTGGCCTGGTGCCGCCGCTGCGCCAGGCCTTGGTGGCGGCCCTCCTGCGTCGTGGCCTGCCCCGCCGCCCGCCGCCGGGCGGACCCGCGGCGCGTCCGCGCCGCGGCCCCGCCACCCTCGAAGGCCAATACACCCGGGAAGACGACTGA